Below is a genomic region from Corallococcus macrosporus.
AGGCAAGTGGCTCACGTCCATCGTGGTCCTGCGGCTGGTGGACGAGGGGAAGTTGGCGCTCGACGAGCCCATTCTCACCTACCTCCCGGAGTACCGCGCGGATACGGGGAAGCAGATCACCCTGCGCCACCTGATCAGCCACGGCAGCGGCCTGCCCAATGGGCTCATGGACGCGTTCAAGAAGGACCCGAGCATCGAGAGTGAGACGCGTCCCCAGGCTGAAGCCGTGACGCGGTATGCGCGCGGCGACCTCGTGTTCACGCCGGGGACTCGCTTTGACTACAACATCTCCAATTGGATTCTCGTGCAGGCCATCCTGGAGCGTGTCTCCGGGCAGTCCTACGCACAGCTCGCCCAGCGACTTGTGTTCAAGCCCCTGCGCATGGCGGACAGCGGCATCGCGGCGGGCGAAGCCGGAAACGTTCCGAACCTCGCTCTGGGCTACCGCTCGCTGGAGCCGAAGGTGGAGCGGCGCATCTACAACCTCCCGAACTATCTAGTGACCGGTGGCGGCTTCTACAGCACCGCCGACGACATGCTGCGCCTGAATCACGGAGTCCTTTCCGGCAAGCTCCTGTCGGCCGCATCCAGGAAGGCCCTGCTGACCGTCGAACGCCCTGGGTCCGCCTA
It encodes:
- a CDS encoding serine hydrolase domain-containing protein encodes the protein MFVSPLKRICLGLLAGLCCALPAQAGEPGTQEQVRKFAADAHFNGVVLVGKGSRAEYVEAFGVKNAEAKELLARNSRFFVGSVGKWLTSIVVLRLVDEGKLALDEPILTYLPEYRADTGKQITLRHLISHGSGLPNGLMDAFKKDPSIESETRPQAEAVTRYARGDLVFTPGTRFDYNISNWILVQAILERVSGQSYAQLAQRLVFKPLRMADSGIAAGEAGNVPNLALGYRSLEPKVERRIYNLPNYLVTGGGFYSTADDMLRLNHGVLSGKLLSAASRKALLTVERPGSAYALGGRVRTYETKEQAAQTVATNDGTSGAYRTVSWRVLDDGRTVIILSNLRPDDSKLFAFTESLLGLQSAPKEN